The following nucleotide sequence is from Nesterenkonia xinjiangensis.
GCTGCTCCGGTTCCCCGGGGTGTTCGTACCGGGTTCGAACGACTACTACGCGCCCCGGCTGAAGAACCCGCTGGCCTATCTGGTGGCTCCCTCACGGCACAGCGAGGACCGCCCGGAGCTGCCGTGGCGCCGACTCTTCGCCGGCTTCAACGCCTCGGGCTGGGTGAGTCTGCGCAATCGCCACCACGCGATGACGCTCGGCCCGCATGCGGTGCTGATGAGCGGAGTGGACGACCCGCACATCGATCGAGACAGCTTCGCCGGGTGGCCCCGCGGAGTGGCCTCGCACCGGTCACTGCGACTCGGGGTCGCGCACGCGCCGCTCTCACGGGTGCTCAGCCGCTTCGCCGACACCGGGGCGGATCTGATCCTCTCCGGGCACACCCATGGCGGCCAGGTCTGTCTGCCGGGGGGACGGGCGCTGACCACCAACTGTGACCTGCCGACCGCCCAGGCCAAAGGGCTCTCCACGGTCACCTCCGCCACCGGGCGCGACGTGCCGTTGCACGTCTCGGCCGGTATCGGCACCTCGGCCACCGCACCGGTGCGCTTCAACTGCCCGCCTGAGGCGACGGTGCTCGACCTCTTCCCCCAACGCTGATCTGCCCCGTCCTCCCCCGGCGCGCGAGGTTCCGGGAACGACGGCGTCGCAGGTCCGAGCGATGCGGAAGCGTCTGTCACCGTCCAGGAGTAGGATGTGTCACACGGGCACTCCTGACGCGCGCTTGTTCTGCGAGGAACGGGACCACGCGCGGATCGACGGGAATGGATACGACGTCGCCAGCGCTGGGAGAAGCACCGGCGACATCGACCTCGCGGCGCCGACCCAGGCCACAGGGTGCGACGCAAAAACGCTCGCGGCGTCGGCCTCCGCCGTGAGCCAGGACCGCCTGCTGCTGCGCCCACGGGCGCACCCGAGCGGACCGACCGTGACGCCGTCGTCCTTGCCGCCATGGAGCGCAGCCCGCCACGGGGACAGTGCTGCGCCGCTGAAGTCGCCCGCGCACCACAGCGCCCCAGTCCCAGGAATGCTCCGCACGCGGAGGGTTCCAACGCCGACCTCCGTAGACTAGGATCAGTTGCCCGATGCAACGACAATCACGAGACCTGGAATCTGAGAGTTCCACACGCCGCCGCACCCTCTGGCAGGCGCTGGGGCGCCTCAATCCATACCTGCAGGGCATCCGCCTGCGCTGGACCCTGGGCCTGCTCTCCGCAGTCGGAGCAGGCATCGTGGCACTCACCATCCCTCAGGTGCTGCAGGTGCTGGTGAACTCCGTGCTCGCCGAGGGAGCGGAGACCGCCGCCGTCTGGACGGCGGCCGGAGTCATCCTCGCCCTGGGCATGCTGGAGGCGTTCCTGTTCTTCCTGCGTCGGTTCTTCGTGCTGCCGCCGGCCTCCGACGCCGAGAGCGCCATGCGCACCCGACTCTTCGAGAAGCTGCAGCACCTGCCGGCCTCCTTCCACTCAGCCTGGGGTGCCGGCCAACTCCAGTCCCGCGCCATCGCAGACCTGAATCTGCTGCGCCGCTGGTTCGCCTTCGGCTCCATCATGTTCGTCTCCTCGGTGATCAGCGTGATC
It contains:
- a CDS encoding metallophosphoesterase produces the protein MSPSTPEATLPSALRVLSRFGPGAAAAGAVLGVGLAGYANRVGLTRFTTRYEQLEILQAGRGPLRILHISDIHYVPGQQKKFAWLQSLADLQPDLVVNTGDNLSHPDAVDEVLEALGPLLRFPGVFVPGSNDYYAPRLKNPLAYLVAPSRHSEDRPELPWRRLFAGFNASGWVSLRNRHHAMTLGPHAVLMSGVDDPHIDRDSFAGWPRGVASHRSLRLGVAHAPLSRVLSRFADTGADLILSGHTHGGQVCLPGGRALTTNCDLPTAQAKGLSTVTSATGRDVPLHVSAGIGTSATAPVRFNCPPEATVLDLFPQR